One part of the Podarcis muralis chromosome 3, rPodMur119.hap1.1, whole genome shotgun sequence genome encodes these proteins:
- the LOC114593357 gene encoding proto-oncogene Mas-like, which translates to MPTQAGPGCNSTLITETRSFSNHTANETRSDTARDEVIITIVTFASMPVLILGLIGNGAIFRFLCCGIKRNTYTVYILNLAIADFTVLISYTIYIVFSVIIWGELTFENYIYPVIDILSLFGYNTSFFLLTVISIERCLGAFFPFWYHSNRPEHLSAILCALLWIFSCVVTGVEYFTCWGTYFSFEEPCYRKHAIANLFLLTIFVIFIPIIVLCSLSLLVKVWRRSSARLSLTIVITVVLFLIFALPLRISAFVVYWHPGKKLNGAFFNISCILSVINGSINPFVYFLVGRRKQQRSRETFSAVFHRSWKDETEVVVTQQTHVH; encoded by the coding sequence atgccaacacaagcaggacctgggtgcaacagcactctgatTACAGAGACAAGGTCCTTTTCTAATCATACTGCTAATGAGACACGAAGTGACACTGCCAGAGATGAAGTCATCATCACCATTGTGACCTTTGCTTCTATGCCTGTCCTCATTTTGGGACTAATCGGCAACGGAGCCATTTTCCGGTTTCTCTGTTGTGGAATCAAACGGAATACATACACCGTATATATACTGAACCTGGCCATTGCAGATTTCACAGTACTCATCTCTTACACGATATACATTGTTTTCAGTGTGATTATATGGGGGGAACTCACTTTTGAGAACTACATATATCCTGTAATTGATATCTTGTCTCTTTTTGGCTACAACACCAGTTTTTTCCTATTAACAGTCATTAGCATCGAGAGGTGTCTTGGTGCTTTTTTCCCATTCTGGTACCATAGTAATCGGCCAGAACATCTCTCGGCCATATTATGTGCTCTTCTATGGATCTTCTCTTGTGTGGTGACTGGTGTAGAATATTTCACCTGCTGGGgaacttatttttcatttgaagAACCATGTTACAGAAAGCATGCCATAGCAAATCTATTCCTTCTCacaatttttgtgatttttattccAATAATAGTCCTTTGCAGTCTGAGCCTGTTGGTCAAAGTATGGCGAAGATCTTCAGCACGGCTTTCCCTTACCATTGTTATCACAGTTGTCCTCTTCCTCATCTTTGCATTGCCACTCAGGATCTCAGCCTTTGTCGTATACTGGCATCCAGGAAAAAAACTAAACGGGGCTTTCTTTAATATTTCTTGCATTCTTAGTGTAATCAACGGCAGTATTAATCCTTTTGTGTACTTCCTTGTTGGAAGACGAAAACAGCAGAGGTCTCGGGAGACATTCTCTGCTGTGTTTCATCGATCCTGGAAGGATGAGACAGAAGTGGTGGTGACACAACAAACACACGTTCACTGA
- the LOC114593356 gene encoding proto-oncogene Mas-like, whose protein sequence is MAESYSLSFHTIGGVRNPAGQLDTGYAMQRTIMIITIPICALGLLGNGIVFWLLWNRIQKTNFTVYFLNMAVADLTVLSYYVTAFVLFLKSVPISIYHLHIVELVHSFGFNASTYLLTAIAAERYLMVFFPVWYQARRPKYLSEIMCTVLWGLSGLMSLVLYCACYLQFESTVNEKNTSCEPSKMFRVIFNLLVCLPIMVFSTLILLIRMLRTEQTPPAKLDITIVATVLLFILFAASVRIIDIMARWVPTIHVPVLFLILHFLDSIDSSGNPFVYLFVGYTTKGEVGDKPIQTYLERAFLDEGTESAPMNTGKAVTWASDIR, encoded by the coding sequence ATGGCAGAGTCATACTCCTTGTCTTTCCACACTATTGGTGGAGTCAGAAACCCCGCAGGTCAACTGGATACTGGATACGCCATGCAAAGAACAATTATGATAATAACTATTCCAATTTGTGCTTTAGGATTACTTGGCAATGGAATTGTCTTCTGGCTTCTTTGGAACAGGATTCAGAAAACTAACTTCACTGTGTATTTCCTGAATATGGCAGTTGCTGATCTTACTGTACTCTCCTACTATGTAACAGCTTTCgttttatttttgaaatctgTTCCGATCAGCATATACCATTTACATATAGTAGAGTTGGTGCATTCATTTGGATTCAATGCCAGCACCTATCTGCTTACAGCTATCGCAGCTGAAAGATACCTCATGGTCTTTTTCCCAGTTTGGTATCAAGCTAGACGGCCAAAGTATCTCTCTGAAATTATGTGCACCGTTTTATGGGGTCTGTCCGGCCTGATGTCACTGGTGTTGTATTGTGCCTGCTATCTACAATTTGAGTCCACGGTCAACGAAAAGAACACAAGTTGTGAGCCTTCAAAAATGTTCAGAGTGATATTCAACCTCCTGGTTTGTCTTCCCATCATGGTCTTTTCCACTTTGATCCTTCTGATCAGAATGCTGAGGACAGAGCAAACGCCTCCGGCAAAGCTGGACATCACCATTGTGGCCACAGTTCTCCTCTTTATTCTGTTTGCTGCTTCCGTGAGGATCATTGATATCATGGCACGTTGGGTTCCAACCATACATGTACCAGTGCTCTTTTTAATCTTACATTTTCTTGATTCCATAGACAGCAGTGGAAACCCTTTTGTGTATCTTTTTGTTGGATATACAACAAAAGGAGAGGTTGGCGACAAGCCCATCCAGACATATCTTGAGAGAGCTttcttggatgaaggaactgagagTGCTCCAATGAATACAGGAAAGGCTGTGACCTGGGCCTCAGACATAAGATAG
- the LOC114594306 gene encoding proto-oncogene Mas-like, with protein MADAIALSSHTATINTIYAQLENWAKKQYFLETIIILSIPTCIWGLIGNGVDFWLLCFRIKRTRFSVYILNLTAADLIVNIYYIMVFITFLAQIYVNLYFSRVMEIIYLFGYNTSIYLVSALTAERYLTVFFPVWYQRHRLKYLSIIVCAVLWLLSCLVSLVAYISCYPRFLSSHNEERADCTAATIIEITITFLVFQPIMLFSTAALCVKMQREAKQSAPARLDITITILAVVFLIFSFTVRTVDAIAYWHQTLDAPVPFLLSLLFDSIKSSINPFIYLAVGCWKRGKPIHMFLERALSDKAERTQVDQEEIEKHPEPQM; from the coding sequence ATGGCAGATGCAATTGCTTTGTCTTCCCACACTGCTACAATCAATACAATTTATGCACAACTGGAGAACTGGGCAAAGAAGCAATATTTCTTGGAAACAATTATCATTTTATCTATTCCAACTTGCATCTGGGGATTAATTGGGAACGGAGTTGACTTCTGgcttctttgcttcaggatcaagAGGACTAGGTTCTCAGTTTATATTCTCAATTTGACAGCTGCTGATCTTATTGTAAACATCTACTACATTATGGTTTTTATCACATTTTTGGCACAAATTTATGTCAATCTCTACTTTTCACGTGTAATGgagattatatatttatttggatACAATACCAGCATATACTTGGTATCAGCTCTCACTGCTGAAAGGTACCTCACCGTCTTCTTCCCAGTCTGGTATCAACGTCACAGGCTAAAGTACCTCTCCATCATTGTGTGTGCCGTGTTGTGGCTCTTGTCCTGCCTGGTGTCACTGGTGGCCTATATTTCCTGCTATCCAAGGTTCCTTTCATCTCACAACGAAGAGAGAGCAGATTGTACAGCTGCAACTATAATTGAAATTACAATAACTTTTCTGGTTTTCCAACCCATCATGCTTTTTTCTACCGCAGCTCTTTGTGTCAAAATGCAAAGAGAAGCCAAGCAAAGCGCTCCAGCAAGACTTgatatcaccatcaccatcttaGCTGTTGTatttcttatcttttcttttaCAGTTAGAACTGTTGATGCCATCGCATATTGGCACCAAACACTAGATGCACCAGTCCCATTTCTACTTTCTCTGTTGTTTGATTCCATCAAGAGCAGCATCAACCCTTTCATATATCTTGCTGTTGGATGTTGGAAGAGAGGGAAGCCCATCCATATGTTTCTTGAGAGAGCTTTGAGTGACAAAGCAGAGAGAACTCAAGTAGACCAAGAGGAGATTGAGAAGCATCCAG